Proteins co-encoded in one Chionomys nivalis chromosome 6, mChiNiv1.1, whole genome shotgun sequence genomic window:
- the Znf518b gene encoding zinc finger protein 518B, with the protein MTSSISAGYVGMQIQKMKDIGEQLYATQVNGGPSSLTMSPKQPSCARGTRPDRQEAQTLLYQGSEAETTTLTIATCVQCKSVHKIPPQDLRKGPGQSQKEDAFVCFKCSLRTIPTQLHFVNSNPAAVLVRNETETISSPVNNKFKVRNFKPGKFYCDKCRFSTKDPLQYRKHTLQHEEIKFICSHCSYISYTKGEFQRHLVKHTGVFPYRCEYCDYGAIRNDYIVKHRRRVHERAGAKRPFKTVTKLEPKRTNIAKQSTELSKAPSPRTTFQNKLSEQLSRFSLHTNKDKTHSVMLLPELKKYQKDVVCIPNKMALSEPSEVSLLGNKNNVEVEVLSPSKEPVQAGMPLTVIAPSELVVPTNCLAQLIDVKVVNGTQQLVLKLFPLEENTRLDTGKGDGGTSSICTITEKGSGGQRKMLSTEAARSLAMEGNAGEFVGLDRLHSLVQKQLKNVKWVKSCNFFMPSSGVHSHQDSFLSSETIKDLQKTHSLYPPRALPSAVLKGHSPASVQSSVSCGPGATVNPFLSKSAVPLAEEGRASRSDSRQLLPLTSLPAKVPFSGEKGILPRGESDLEARNRTSCPETVVPSDRKLEDKQVENKAQKKEYLHINITGEGKLRSQQPGDQPEQPKNSEKTGNTFEGPIISSVFSLSSGSENVPEGIKWNNSTTKIKSIELLRRKIAQLIESCGKPSSLSANSAQRRSIGQAPRLASKAAPKGSQEMSVSLTGPGPSSGPSIGPLQKPQNEGSLAGGGQLAQQQICPKFVSGDDGKMESSVTRKTPVATPVLIPKGAVLRVLNSSEDARIIEATCDTPVSLPCSEAQLEPLPFCPVKQTSSGSQPLTCRRGSADMSPNLETSLRPKSKKEDSICGSTPKKIVPVYSTQTGNSDSSRQGRPISRNLTLSKTKTKQVSSAKKKSKLQANPSRGLKDPSFFQVARQLRLIAARPDQLIKCPRRNQPVIVLNHPDVDSPEVSNVMKVINKYRGNVLKVVLSERTRCQLGVRRHHARLTYQTADEASHMKRQMMLKMKLKKVHKNNYQVVGSLPDDPAQCVFKCWFCGRLYEDQEEWMSHGQRHLIEATRDWDVLSSKGK; encoded by the coding sequence ATGACATCTTCGATTTCAGCTGGCTATGTGGGTATGCAGATACAGAAGATGAAGGACATCGGAGAACAGCTGTATGCCACACAAGTGAATGGTGGACCAAGTTCTTTGACCATGTCCCCCAAACAGCCTAGTTGTGCTAGAGGAACCCGgccagacagacaggaagcacaAACCTTATTGTACCAAGGCTCAGAGGCTGAGACGACCACACTGACCATTGCTACCTGTGTACAGTGCAAAAGTGTTCACAAGATCCCGCCTCAAGACTTAAGGAAGGGCCCTGGGCAGAGCCAGAAGGAAGACGCTTTTGTCTGCTTCAAATGCAGCCTTCGCACGATACCTACCCAGCTTCATTTTGTGAACAGTAACCCCGCTGCTGTTCTTGTCAGAAATGAGACCGAAACCATCTCAAGCCCTGTAAATAACAAATTTAAGGTTAGGAACTTCAAGCCGGGCAAATTCTACTGTGACAAATGCCGCTTCTCCACAAAGGACCCGCTGCAGTACAGAAAGCACACACTGCAGCATGAGGAGATCAAGTTCATCTGCTCCCACTGCAGCTACATCTCCTACACGAAGGGGGAGTTCCAGAGGCACCTGGTGAAGCACACAGGCGTCTTCCCGTACCGCTGTGAGTACTGCGACTATGGTGCTATCCGCAATGACTACATTGTCAAGCACAGGAGGAGGGTCCATGAGAGGGCCGGTGCCAAACGGCCATTCAAAACTGTTACCAAGCTGGAGCCCAAGAGAACCAACATTGCGAAACAAAGCACAGAACTCTCCAAGGCCCCCAGTCCCAGGACTACCTTCCAGAACAAGTTGTCAGAGCAGCTATCTCGATTCTCTCTCCACACAAACAAAGACAAGACACACAGCGTGATGCTGTTACCTGAGCTAAAGAAGTACCAGAAAGATGTAGTGTGTATTCCCAACAAAATGGCCCTGTCAGAGCCAAGCGAGGTGAGCCTGTTGGGGAATAAGAATAACGTTGAGGTGGAAGTCCTGTCCCCCTCGAAGGAGCCTGTGCAGGCGGGTATGCCGCTGACGGTCATAGCTCCCTCGGAGCTGGTGGTCCCCACCAACTGTCTAGCCCAGTTGATCGATGTGAAGGTTGTCAATGGCACACAGCAGCTGGTGCTTAAACTGTTTCCGTTAGAAGAAAACACTCGCCTTGACACTGGCAAAGGAGATGGAGGGACCTCCTCCATCTGTACTATTACGGAGAAGGGCTCAGGGGGACAGAGAAAGATGCTCTCTACGGAAGCGGCAAGGTCGCTAGCAATGGAAGGGAatgctggagagtttgtgggCCTTGATCGGTTGCACTCTTTAGTTCAGAAACAACTAAAAAATGTGAAGTGGGTCAAGTCTTGCAATTTCTTCATGCCCAGTTCTGGTGTGCACAGTCATCAAGACTCTTTTCTCAGCTCCGAGACAATTAAAGATTTGCAGAAAACTCACAGTTTGTATCCACCTAGAGCCCTTCCCTCTGCTGTCTTAAAAGGCCATTCTCCAGCCTCTGTACAAAGCAGTGTTTCCTGCGGTCCTGGAGCCACAGTGAACCCTTTCTTGAGTAAATCAGCAGTTCCTTTGGCTGAAGAAGGAAGGGCTTCCCGCAGTGACTCCCGGCAGCTCCTTCCCCTCACCTCGTTGCCTGCAAAGGTTCCCTTCTCTGGAGAGAAGGGCATTCTGCCTAGAGGTGAAAGCGACTTAGAAGCCAGGAATCGGACTAGTTGTCCTGAAACAGTGGTTCCCTCTGACAGGAAACTGGAAGACAAACAGGTAGAAAACAAGGCACAGAAAAAAGAGTATTTACACATAAACATTACTGGGGAAGGTAAACTGAGGTCCCAACAGCCTGGGGATCAGCCTGAGCAGCCGAAGAATTCTGAAAAGACAGGTAACACATTTGAGGGTCCCATCATCTCATCAGTATTTTCTTTGAGCTCTGGATCTGAAAATGTGCCAGAGGGCATTAAGTGGAATAATTCAACAACCAAAATAAAGTCCATCGAACTGCTTCGCAGAAAGATCGCACAGTTAATTGAGTCGTGCGGCAAGCCCTCTTCTTTGTCTGCCAATAGTGCTCAACGACGGTCCATAGGGCAGgcacccaggctggcttcaaaagcAGCTCCCAAGGGTAGTCAGGAAATGAGTGTGTCTCTTACTGGCCCTGGCCCTAGTTCCGGCCCTTCCATAGGTCCTCTCCAAAAACCTCAGAATGAAGGCAGCCTGGCTGGTGGCGGGCAGCTTGCTCAGCAGCAGATCTGCCCCAAGTTTGTCAGCGGTGACGATGGGAAAATGGAGAGCAGTGTGACCAGAAAGACTCCTGTAGCAACTCCAGTGCTGATCCCCAAAGGGGCCGTGTTGAGGGTCCTGAACTCTTCTGAAGATGCCCGCATCATCGAGGCCACCTGTGACACACCTGTAAGCTTACCCTGCAGTGAAGCCCAGTTAGAACCGCTTCCGTTCTGCCCTGTGAAACAGACCAGCTCAGGCTCCCAGCCTTTGACGTGCAGACGCGGGTCGGCAGACATGTCCCCCAATCTGGAAACATCTCTTCGGCCCAAATCTAAAAAGGAGGACTCTATCTGCGGTAGTACCCCTAAGAAAATCGTCCCTGTGTACAGCACACAGACAGGGAACAGTGACTCCAGCAGGCAAGGGAGACCCATTTCTAGGAACCTAACCCTAAGCAAGACTAAAACCAAGCAAGTGAGCTCAGccaagaaaaaaagcaagctgcAGGCGAATCCCAGCCGCGGCCTCAAAGACCCTTCCTTTTTTCAGGTCGCCAGGCAGCTGCGACTCATAGCTGCCAGGCCAGATCAGTTGATCAAATGTCCCCGTCGGAACCAGCCGGTCATCGTGCTAAACCATCCTGACGTGGACTCCCCCGAAGTGAGCAACGTGATGAAGGTCATAAACAAGTACCGAGGCAATGTCCTCAAGGTCGTGCTGTCCGAGAGGACTCGGTGTCAGCTGGGCGTCCGGCGGCACCACGCGCGCCTGACCTACCAGACCGCAGACGAGGCGAGCCACATGAAGAGGCAGATGATGCTGAAAATGAAGCTGAAGAAGGTTCACAAGAACAACTACCAGGTGGTGGGCTCCCTGCCCGACGACCCTGCCCAGTGCGTGTTTAAGTGCTGGTTCTGTGGGCGGCTCTACGAAGACCAGGAAGAGTGGATGAGTCACGGCCAGCGGCATCTGATAGAGGCCACCAGAGACTGGGATGTTCTTTCTTCAAAGGGCAAATGA